A region of Canis lupus familiaris isolate Mischka breed German Shepherd chromosome 38, alternate assembly UU_Cfam_GSD_1.0, whole genome shotgun sequence DNA encodes the following proteins:
- the OR10Z1 gene encoding olfactory receptor family 10 subfamily Z member 1: protein MGQANATIWRGFVFLGFSSFGELQLLLFALFLSLYLVTLTSNVFIIVVIRLDSHLHSPMYFFLSFLSFSETCYTLGIIPRMLSSLVMGSQAISYEGCAAQMFFSASWACTNCFLLAVMGFDRYVAICAPLHYTSHMNPTFCAQLVGTSFLTGYLFGLGMTLVIFQLPFCGSHEIQHFFCDTPPVLSLACGDTGPSELGILILSLLVLLVSFCSITISYAYILTAILRIPSAKGRKKAFSTCASHLTVVIVHYGCASFMYLRPKASYSLERDQLIAVTYTVVTPLLNPIVYSLRNRAVQTALRSAFRGKLLGRG from the coding sequence ATGGGACAGGCCAATGCAACCATCTGGAGGGGATTCGTCTTCCTGGGCTTCTCCAGCTTTGGGGAGCTGCAGCTCCTGCTCTTTGCACTATTCCTCTCCCTGTATCTTGTCACCCTGACCAGCAATGTCTTCATTATCGTAGTCATCCGGCTGGACAGCCATCTGCACagccccatgtacttcttcctttcctttctgtctttctctgagaCCTGTTATACACTGGGCATCATCCCTCGGATGCTCTCCAGCCTGGTCATGGGGAGCCAGGCCATCTCCTATGAGGGCTGTGCTGCCCAGATGTTCTTCTCCGCTTCGTGGGCCTGTACCAACTGCTTCCTTCTGGCTGTCATGGGCTTTGACAGATACGTGGCCATCTGTGCCCCACTGCACTATACCAGCCACATGAATCCTACCTTCTGTGCCCAGCTGGTTGGCACCTCCTTCTTGACTGGATATCTCTTTGGGCTGGGAATGACACTGGTCATTTTCCAACTCCCATTCTGTGGTTCCCACGAGATCCAGCACTTTTTCTGTGACACGCCTCCAGTGCTGAGCCTGGCCTGCGGGGACACGGGGCCAAGTGAGCTGGGCATCCTCATCCTTAGCCTGCTGGTCCTCCTGGTCTCTTTCTGCTCCATTACCATCTCCTATGCCTACATTCTGACAGCAATACTGCGGATCCCCTCTGCCAAGGGGCGGAAGAAGGCCTTCTCCACCTGCGCCTCGCACCTCACCGTGGTCATTGTGCACTATGGCTGTGCCTCCTTCATGTACTTGAGGCCCAAAGCCAGTTACTCTCTGGAGCGAGATCAGCTTATTGCTGTCACCTACACCGTGGTGACTCCCCTCCTCAACCCCATTGTTTACAGTCTAAGGAATCGGGCTGTGCAGACAGCCCTGAGAAGTGCCTTCCGAGGAAAATTGCTGGGTAGAGGATGA